From Anopheles arabiensis isolate DONGOLA chromosome 3, AaraD3, whole genome shotgun sequence, a single genomic window includes:
- the LOC120902563 gene encoding zonadhesin-like encodes MLLSRSSKGATLLGGLLWIVFFANLVAGQLTLYGSRAPSMRRPLTRQLVGQCPAPYFPNGEAKIRNRGRMMRFDCAYGFKLVGNRYSNCQNGRWDTSIPVCVKSGCSLLAPIESGHVLYEMNKASAFLSCFEGTELAGSRNAYCNGTHWDRPLGICRRTGQATPTACDFETESLCGWSNDALHDFDWKRSDGTLNPRALRTGPKYDHTTMQPKAGHFMIVDSGEQLTNDTARFISPLFEPELSVGACFQFYYHMYGESVGTLKVFVKPMSADLYDLQPVFVQRGNQKNVWHEGHVEVGQQAERFQVVIEASLGMRYKSDIAIDDVSLLQGDSCRVAVEDGEEPPPAEVENVPVKIESCENRCGSSMAAVLNANDTIVHCDCHEDCVTSETCCPDYRERCVFQVAVGGSNVSTTTPVPVPSTSTTVRTTTAKAAATTSTRPVTTTSTTVSSTTTTTTTTTTTTTAKPTTSSATTTRSTTTKPSTTSTVSTTTTKKYNLRPRPSLVPLTNRPQLPPTTTPAATTRKTTTPTTTATSTTVTTTIPTTTQSDLVAVEQSVPSTTEEVIMPGLAMAPLQPVEKLHSTPSLMKFFVYAISTVVLFACILSAAYLYARRSRSSVLARLKEKSQKSGFEDIRFLAGDEDLDFNITHGRDVEEGEEVLEKEGKGEAKAKQETKPSKKDAKADIVRMAKQEDKKNLATHGRGEEDSNTDSDASTDDDGAGGGGAKRTHGKPNKKAYQKYVKHHDEDMASSLL; translated from the exons ATGCTGTTATCAAGAAGCTCGAAGGGAGCAACCCTGCTTGGGGGGTTGTTGTGGATCGTTTTCTTCGCCAATTTGGTCGCTGGCCAATTAACCCTTTACGGCTCGAGAG CGCCCTCCATGCGTCGTCCGCTCACTAGACAGTTGGTGGGGCAATGCCCTGCGCCGTACTTCCCGAACGGGGAGGCGAAAATTCGAAACCGTGGCCGAATGATGCGCTTCGACTGTGCGTACGGGTTTAAGCTGGTCGGCAATCGGTACTCCAACTGCCAGAACGGTCGCTGGGACACATCGATACCGGTTTGTGTGA AATCCGGATGCAGCCTGCTCGCCCCAATAGAGTCCGGCCACGTGCTGTACGAGATGAACAAAGCGTCCGCCTTTCTGTCCTGCTTTGAGGGGACCGAGCTGGCCGGCTCGAGAAACGCCTACTGCAACGGGACGCACTGGGATCGACCGCTCGGTATCTGCCGGCGTACGGGACAGGCGACACCGACGGCCTGCGACTTCGAGACCGAGTCGCTGTGCGGCTGGTCCAACGATGCGCTGCACGATTTCGACTGGAAGCGCAGCGACGGTACGCTGAACCCGCGCGCACTCCGAACCGGGCCCAAGTACGACCACACCACGATGCAGCCGAAGGCGGGCCACTTCATGATAGTGGATTCCGGCGAGCAGCTAACGAACGATACGGCCCGCTTCATATCGCCGCTGTTCGAGCCGGAGCTGAGCGTCGGTGCGTGCTTCCAGTTTTACTATCACATGTACGGGGAGTCGGTCGGCACGCTGAAGGTGTTTGTGAAGCCGATGAGCGCCGACCTGTACGATCTGCAGCCGGTGTTTGTGCAGCGGGGCAATCAGAAGAACGTTTGGCACGAGGGTCACGTTGAGGTGGGCCAGCAAGCGGAGCGCTTTCAGGTGGTGATCGAGGCGAGCCTGGGCATGCGCTACAAGAGCGACATTGCGATCGACGATGTGAGCTTGCTGCAGGGCGACAGTTGCCGGGTGGCGGTCGAGGATGGCGAGGAGCCACCACCGGCCGAGGTGGAGAACGTGCCGGTGAAGATAGAGTCGTGCGAAAACCGGTGCGGAAGCAGTATGGCCGCCGTGCTGAACGCGAACGATACGATTGTGCACTGCGACTGCCACGAGGACTGTGTGACGAGTGAGACCTGCTGTCCGGATTACCGGGAACGGTGCGTTTTTCAGGTAGCGGTTGGAGGGAGTAACGTAAGTACGACCACACCCGTTCCTGTACCGTCGACGTCTACCACGGTTAGGACAACTACGGCAAAAGCTGCTGCCACTACGTCTACGCGGCCGGTGACAACGACTTCCACAACGGTCAGTagcactactaccaccactaccaccaccaccaccacaaccactgCAAAGCCAACAACGTCAAGCGCTACTACGACCAGGAGTACCACTACAAAACCATCCACGACGTCCACTGTCTCCACGACAACCACGAAGAAGTACAATCTACGCCCAAGGCCTAGTCTCGTTCCGCTTACCAATCGACCACAGCTGCCACCAACAACCACACCAGCTGCAACGACTCGCAAAACAACTACGCCAACGACCACAGCCACCTCCACAACGGTGACAACGACCATCCCCACCACCACTCAATCCGACCTGGTGGCGGTTGAACAGTCCGTGCCATCAACAACCGAGGAGGTGATAATGCCCGGCCTGGCCATGGCCCCACTGCAACCGGTAGAAAAACTCCACTCCACTCCGAGTCTGATGAAGTTCTTCGTGTACGCCATATCGACCGTAGTGCTGTTTGCGTGCATTTTAAGCGCTGCGTACCTTTACGCACGACGGTCGCGTTCCAGCGTGCTGGCAAGGTTGAAGGAAAAATCGCAAAAGAGTGGCTTCGAGGACATCCGGTTTCTGGCTGGCGATGAAGACTTAGACTTTAACATTACGCACGGGCGCGATGTGGAGGAGGGAGAGGAGGTGCTGGAAAAGGAAGGCAAAGGGgaggcaaaagcaaaacaggaaACCAAACCAAGCAAGAAGGACGCAAAAGCGGACATCGTAAGGATGGCAAAGCAGGAAGATAAGAAGAACCTTGCCACACATGGGCGCGGAGAAGAGGACAGTAACACCGATAGCGACGCGTCGACGGATGACGATGgggcgggcggtggtggtgcgaaAAGGACACATGGGAAGCCGAACAAAAAAGCGTACCAGAAGTATGTAAAACATCACGACGAGGATATGGCATCGAGCTTACTGTGA
- the LOC120903253 gene encoding ufm1-specific protease 2: MIVKLRISEHVKKRICDPTFASSPGTGELYGTICDGVPTVIGFARVLKQLAEAATVDPDAAEKCAPADTPAPIQHSLPSGLDLIGWVKTGPYADPTDFLLKAGPDAFVTDNPVYLHYTGEPGADLQTFIFEQRKLQSVECVLFADEFLHREYYLLRLQCTLTLVCEQTEKSVCENAFRLRRQLGSGSVAFTVPAAAGVMLSDYAVTGIDKEESVEMLHAMVTAPKPEQDDGFGVAGGRVKAKKVPVSNKAPSGYRVIDFGLLIKKSKDEVDEKLRREACNVTIDRRNEAQTVKVPFQVDCLSMVHRTKKLDKCFDNMVESVDCSLGLIEAALLEQLRHQKRLYVSKCYHMLPRELGHFVTCVYPLGEEVSETDSFLERQRASMHKQFVLPLNRPYFRKGNAHRFGPSKVLINPHETLTVPHPEGRTAVVDGVYTYHHYMQDSFDDNGWGCAYRSLQTLVSWFNLQGYSSGPIPTHNDIQSCLVRLGDKQRPFIGSRQWIGSTEVSMCLSGLLGIDSRIMFVMHGSELASRGMELLQHFQQEGTPIMIGGGVLAHTILGVSMNAELGETKFLILDPHYTGPDELGPVLGKGWCAWKGGDFWDKVAHYNLCMPIRPKRL, from the exons ATGATTGTAAAATTACGAATATCCGAGCACGTTAAGAAG CGCATTTGCGATCCGACGTTTGCCTCGTCACCGGGTACGGGCGAGCTGTACGGTACCATCTGTGACGGTGTGCCGACGGTGATCGGGTTTGCCCGGGTGCTGAAACAACTGGCCGAAGCAGCGACGGTCGACCCAGATGCGGCCGAAAAGTGCGCACCCGCCGATACGCCCGCTCCCATCCAGCACAGCCTACCGAGCGGGCTGGATCTGATCGGCTGGGTCAAGACGGGCCCGTACGCCGATCCGACCGACTTTCTGCTCAAAGCCGGCCCAGACGCGTTCGTGACGGACAATCCGGTCTACCTGCACTACACCGGCGAACCGGGGGCCGACCTGCAGACGTTCATTTTCGAGCAGCGCAAGTTGCAGTCGGTCGAGTGCGTCCTGTTCGCAGACGAGTTCCTGCACCGGGAGTACTACCTGCTGCGGCTCCAGTGCACGCTGACGCTGGTGTGCGAGCAGACGGAAAAATCGGTCTGCGAGAATGCGTTCCGACTGCGGCGACAGCTCGGGTCGGGCAGTGTGGCGTTTACTGTGCCCGCTGCTGCAGGCGTGATGCTGAGCGACTATGCTGTGACGGGCATCGATAAGGAGGAGAGCGTTGAAATGCTGCACGCAATGGTCACGGCACCGAAGCCGGAGCAGGACGATGGGTTCGGGGTGGCCGGTGGGCGTGTGAAAGCGAAAAAGGTGCCGGTAAGCAATAAGGCGCCGAGCGGCTATCGGGTGATCGATTTCGGGCTGCTGATCAAGAAGTCGAAGGACGAGGTGGACGAAAAGTTGCGCCGGGAGGCGTGCAACGTCACGATTGACCGGCGGAACGAGGCGCAAACGGTGAAGGTACCGTTTCAGGTGGACTGTCTCAGTATGGTGCACCGGACGAAGAAGCTGGACAAGTGTTTCGACAACATGGTGGAAAGTGTGGACTGTTCGCTCGGGTTGATCGAGGCCGCACTGCTCGAGCAGCTGCGGCACCAGAAACGGTTGTACGTGTCCAAGTGCTACCATATGCTGCCGCGGGAGCTGGGCCACTTTGTGACGTGCGTGTATCCGCTCGGGGAGGAGGTGAGCGAAACGGACTCGTTTCTGGAGCGGCAGCGCGCTAGCATGCACAAGCAGTTTGTGCTACCGCTGAACCGGCCCTACTTCCGGAAGGGCAATGCGCACCGGTTTGGACCGAGCAAGGTGCTGATCAATCCGCACGAAACTCTCACCGTGCCAC ATCCAGAGGGCAGAACCGCGGTTGTGGACGGTGTGTACACCTACCATCACTACATGCAGGACAGCTTCGACGATAACGGCTGGGGCTGCGCGTACCGGTCGCTGCAAACGCTCGTCTCCTGGTTCAACCTGCAGGGGTACAGTTCCGGTCCGATTCCGACCCACAACGACATACAGTCCTGCCTGGTGCGGCTCGGCGATAAGCAGCGGCCCTTTATCGGGTCCCGCCAATGGATCGGTTCGACCGAGGTGTCCATGTGTTTGAGCGGACTGCTCGGGATCGATTCGCGCATCATGTTCGTGATGCACGGCAGTGAGCTGGCGTCGCGTGGCatggagctgctgcagcatttCCAGCAGGAAGGCACTCCGATCATGATTGGGGGCGGCGTGCTGGCACACACCATACTGGGCGTCTCGATGAACGCGGAGCTGGGCGAGACCAAGTTTCTGATACTGGACCCACACTATACCGGCCCGGACGAGCTTGGTCCGGTACTGGGGAAAGGGTGGTGCGCATGGAAGGGAGGCGACTTTTGGGACAAAGTCGCCCATTACAACCTATGCATGCCAATACGTCCGAAGCGATTGTAA
- the LOC120902564 gene encoding probable DNA-directed RNA polymerase III subunit RPC6, translating to MDEIAQIGFQIIALAKDKPEGINNDDLAESLQSVPPEQRVQALNKLLQEAVLEILKKGNTLIYRLKDPGKKSSAPKDIDNEERVIYNIVEEGGNKGIWIRDIRVKSNLVMTQLNKVLKQLENKKLIKAVKSVNASKKKVYMLYNLEPDRSITGGAWYQDQDFEAEFVDVLNQQCLRFLRQKREVAKGSGEGPLAVQKLSECSVADVHRFISDLGISKISLDEDDLETILKTVVYDGKAERVAQISGGFLYRAIETPIAAPGLVQMPCGICPVVKNCADCGEITPQLCTYISEWLD from the exons ATGGACGAAATCGCACAGATTGGGTTTCAAATCATTGCCTTGGCCAAGGACAAACCGGAAGGCATCAACAACGATGATCTGGCGGAATCGCTCCAGTCCGTACCGCCGGAGCAGCGCGTGCAAGCGCTGAACAAGCTGCTACAGGAGGCAGTGCTGGAGATACTGAAGAAGGGCAACACGCTGATCTACCGGCTGAAGGATCCGGGCAAAAAGTCGTCCGCCCCGAAGGACATCGACAATGAGGAGCGCGTCATCTACAACATCGTGGAGGAGGGCGGCAACAAGGGCATCTGGATACGGGACATTCGCGTGAAGTCGAATCTGGTCATGACGCAGCTCAACAAGGTGCTGAAGCAGCTGGAGAACAAGAAGCTTATCAAGGCGGTCAAATCGGTGAAT gcaagcaaaaagaaagTCTACATGCTGTACAACCTCGAGCCGGATCGGTCCATAACCGGGGGCGCCTGGTACCAGGACCAGGACTTCGAGGCCGAGTTTGTCGACGTGCTGAATCAGCAGTGCTTGCGGTTTCTGCGGCAAAAGCGCGAAGTGGCGAAGGGCAGCGGCGAGGGACCACTGGCCGTGCAGAAGCTGTCCGAATGTTCGGTGGCCGACGTGCACCGGTTCATCTCCGATCTGGGCATTAGCAAGATCAGCCTCGACGAGGACGATCTGGAAACGATACTCAAAACGGTGGTGTACGACGGCAAGGCCGAACGGGTGGCCCAGATCAGTGGGGGTTTCCTGTACCGGGCGATCGAGACGCCGATCGCGGCGCCCGGGTTGGTGCAGATGCCGTGCGGCATCTGTCCGGTGGTTAAGAACTGTGCCGACTGTGGTGAAATCACGCCCCAGCTATGCACTTACATTAGCGAGTGGTTAGATTGA